One Amycolatopsis thermophila DNA segment encodes these proteins:
- a CDS encoding DUF2332 domain-containing protein, with product MTIGLAEARRRLSEFAGDAADESPLYAHLASRAAEDDEVAGLLAAAPESAGPALLLAVAHRLIQADPIHPLSRYYPSLGGFDGVDGETWPLFREFLLAHADEAAGMLATRSLANNEVRRAAAAYPGVAFAAKQAGGKIALLEVGTAGGLLLGMDKFAYRYQCDGGEQLVAGPAKAAVGLHCALDLAPGAVLPKLPKKLTVVAKAGLDPYPLDLSDEDELAWLEACVWADQPDRVRLLRAAALAQRKAPPEIVTGDAVDDLDEALSRLPADAPLVVLTSRTVGHIGDADHRAAFVSRLAALGQERPLWWVMDETYEHGLSAVLPGRDELAFARDGLTTLGVARRTADGWDAVALARTTRYGARMTWLAA from the coding sequence GTGACGATCGGGTTGGCCGAGGCCAGGCGGCGGCTCAGCGAGTTCGCCGGTGATGCGGCGGACGAGTCGCCGCTGTACGCGCACCTCGCGTCGCGGGCCGCGGAGGACGACGAGGTGGCCGGTCTGCTGGCCGCCGCGCCGGAGAGCGCCGGCCCGGCGCTGCTGCTCGCGGTGGCGCACCGGCTCATCCAGGCCGACCCGATCCACCCGCTGTCGCGCTACTACCCGTCGCTGGGCGGGTTCGACGGCGTCGACGGCGAGACCTGGCCGCTGTTCCGCGAGTTCCTGCTCGCGCACGCCGACGAGGCGGCCGGGATGCTCGCGACGCGGTCGCTGGCCAACAACGAGGTGCGCCGGGCCGCGGCCGCCTACCCCGGTGTCGCGTTCGCGGCCAAGCAGGCCGGGGGCAAGATCGCGCTGCTCGAGGTCGGCACGGCCGGTGGTCTGCTGCTCGGGATGGACAAGTTCGCCTACCGCTACCAGTGCGACGGTGGCGAGCAGCTGGTGGCCGGACCGGCCAAGGCGGCGGTAGGGCTGCACTGCGCGCTGGACCTGGCGCCCGGTGCGGTGCTGCCGAAGCTGCCGAAGAAGCTGACGGTGGTGGCGAAGGCCGGGCTCGACCCGTACCCGCTGGATCTGTCCGATGAGGACGAGCTGGCGTGGCTGGAGGCCTGTGTGTGGGCGGACCAGCCGGACCGGGTGCGGTTGCTGCGGGCGGCCGCGCTGGCGCAGCGCAAGGCGCCGCCGGAGATCGTGACGGGCGACGCGGTCGATGATCTCGACGAAGCGCTGTCCCGGCTGCCCGCCGACGCGCCGCTGGTGGTGCTCACCAGCCGGACGGTGGGGCACATCGGCGACGCGGACCACCGCGCCGCGTTCGTGTCCCGGCTGGCGGCGCTGGGTCAGGAACGTCCACTGTGGTGGGTCATGGACGAGACGTACGAGCACGGGTTGTCCGCCGTGCTGCCCGGCCGCGACGAGCTGGCCTTCGCCCGGGACGGCCTGACGACGCTCGGCGTGGCGCGGCGCACCGCCGACGGCTGGGACGCGGTCGCCCTGGCCCGCACGACGCGCTACGGCGCCCGGATGACCTGGCTGGCCGCGTAG